Part of the Apodemus sylvaticus chromosome 15, mApoSyl1.1, whole genome shotgun sequence genome is shown below.
agacataaatgaaaataaaaaaaagtatggaaagaaggaaggaaggaaggaaggaaggaaggaaggaaggaaggaaggaaggaaggaaggaaggaaggaaggaaggaaggaaggaaggaaagaagcaaagaaaaattatCCATGTGGATCTCAATTGTATGACAAATCTACTTTTTTGTCAAGCTCTGATGTGCCAAGCTCTCCTGAAACAACACTTCTAGCCCAAGGCAGCACGGTGAGCTGAACTTTCATCAACTTGTAAGTTGCTAACAGTATGGCAGAAAATATATTCCTGCGATGTATTTTTAATACCTTTTAGAAAAAAGATTTTTGTCAatttatttgtataaatgttttgcctgcttgcatataagtgcatcacatgcatgcaatgcctgAAAACATAAGAGGGTGTAAAATATCTTAGAACTGGAGTCAGAGATAGTTGTAAGCTACTATGTGGGTTCTAAGacccaaacccaagtcctctgcaagaacaaccagCACTCCTACCCACTAATCCATTTCTCCATCTGGATTTAATTTATTGTACTTTTCATTAAAACCTTGGCACAGATTACATTCCagagttacattttatttttatgatgccTGGAACCCTGTGTTTTTGGTGATTCTGTTTTCTGACTTCTAAGTTGGGAGAATAATTGGCAAATAGTTTGATAAGGGAAAAGAAACTCAGATTTGCTTTAGAATATATGGACTGTATGGTTCCCATATCTGCACTGTGTTGCAAACCTACTTTGTGAGTGCCCACAAGGCTGCTTCCtttgtaaagtaaaaataaagtagCTAAGGTACCATCAGAGCAACACTCCCAGTGGTAGTTTGCTCATGAACCTGGGTCCTACAGCAACtgccacatttttctttcttgcctttttttttcttttttggtttttttggagacagggtttctctgtatagccctggctgtcctggaactcactctgtagaccaggctggccttgaactcaggaatttgcctgtctctgcctcccaaagtgctgggattacaggcgtgtgccaccatcgcccaacTCTGCCACATTTTTCTTTATCAGAACAATAAAAGTTTTGTGCTGTCCAGTAGACATTGTGCTCTAATATCCCTTCCTACTTTAATCTTAAAATGCTACTAACCAGAGTTTGCCATTATTATGTCATTATGATGAGCTTCATACAAAAGTGATTatatgtgtgcgcacatgtgtgtgcatgtgtgtggtcccACTGATTTCTTCCTGTAAGTCTGAAAGACTGTTACAGTATCGATGTCAAAGATGCCAGAAACAGATTTAAAGATACTATTTTTTTCTGGAGCTGGGGATGCAGCTGACTTAGCACAGTGTTTTTCCAGCTTGTATGAAATCTTGGTTTTGGTCTATCAGCAGCTTATATGCCCGGTGGTATGTGCCTATAATGTCAACACTCAGGGGGTAGAGGCAAGAGgaacagaaatgtatttttcaGTATATATGAAGTTTGAGTTCCAGGACTTCCTGAGATACATAAGAGTCtgtgtcaaaacaacaacaaccaaaacaaaacaaactaccaCCCAAACACCCTAACACCCACTAACCAAAAACATTGAGTTGTAATGTTTTCCACATAAAGCTGTCAGTGACTATGTGGCAGTGCCCAAATCGGGACCCAGATATGTTAGATTTCAAcatgtatataattttgtttctctTGTAGGTCTGTGTTATTTTAAAGCAGGacgtctctgtgtagcccaggctggccttagacttgGGAATCCTGTCCTTTCTTCAGAGTaataggattacaggtgtgtaccatgcTCAGTATTTGTATTCTCCTCACTCTATAgtgtatcttttttaaaaagtgtctgtTTCCTACTTGGAAAAGAGCTCTTCTTTAGCAAACATTGTTGACATCCCCAGAGCCAGCAGTCATTGCTCCATGGAGATACCTTGGCTCTGTGCTTCCATTAGTGTGAACTTCCACAGTCATTTACATTTCCAGAGATCAATTCTCTGATTGGTAACAAGGGAAAAGCGGCTTAgttttattttggatttatttatttatttatttatttatttatttatttatttggtaagTCTTGGTTGAAGAGGGGTGTGGCCTGCTTGTAGGACATTACCTGGCACATCTTAAGCCCACCTTGGTTATTATCCTCTCTGTTCAGGGTAGGGGATTATTAGACTTAGGGGAGGCGATCTTGGGATCACATAGATTTGGAACAAGTATGAACAGATTGAACAagccaaagaaaaggcaaaaaggtCAACCCCAAGGTAACCTAACATCAAAGCCTGTAGTCCTCTACCATTCTCTCAGGAGGGATTCAAGACAAACAGAAAGACCTACCACAAAGCTGGAGACTGGCTGAGAGCAATGGTGTCAACAGCCAGcctgcaggaaggaaggagggaactaaggctcaacagaagaatggaggatgagagagtgggggtggggcactcaggctgggcagcaagAAACCACATTGAAATAGAGTGGTCAAGGGAAAAATTTGCCAAGAtaaattttctgatgaaatttttattaatgaaatatgTGAGGGAGTTAATATGAAATGTTCATATTTAGATAATCAAAGTTATCAAAACAATCCCAATTTTGGTGGAAAATTTCTTGTCTCTGAATACAAtcatttttcctaatttttttctcagatgtGAAGAGAAATGATGGAAGGAAACAATCCCTTCTGAGGACTCAGCTAGGGTTAGCTCACATGCTTCTTCAAGCATGGAACACACCAGGAACTCAAATTTGATTGAGCTGAGCTGGTCTAGTTGTCATATACAACCCGGCTTTGAGAGTGGCTCATGTTGAGCTGGCTAGGTAGTTTATGTCATTAAAAATGCCAAACAAActaaacacattaaaaacatatagcttatgtaatttttttttaaaagaaacaaatgccaCTGTGCCTTGGTCCAATGACAAAGCAGAGGAAGTAAAGGCATTTGACAGTTTGCTATCTTTTCAGTCAGGAATAATATTGTTTAATACGTAGAAATAAATATATCTCCTCTTTATTATCAACAGTTGAGTTTTTGGATTGTTTCCCTTGATATCACATGAATGTCAAAAAGCTTTTATTAGCACTTAATCAGAAAACCATTTAATTTTTGATATAAAatctgtttaaaaatttaaaaagttttgtgTTTGCATGTCTATGGCTATGAACATATAGGAGCAGGTACCCTCAGAGACCAGAGGTATCAGACCTTTACAGCTGGGGTTAGAActgattgtgagccacctgatgtgggtgttggACACTGAGCTTGGGATTTCTGCAAAAGCCACTTTTGACagttgagtcatttctccagttcctAAAATGTATTTACAAAATACTATAAATATGGCTTTATACTGTCACTGGAGTGCCATCAGTTGGACCTGCTTAAGCTATAGAAAGAATTATTTaggagcttgagagatggctcagcagttaagagtactaactgctcttccagaggtcctaagttcaattcccagcaaccacatgctggttCATAGCCATTTATTATAGGACCTGATGCCCATTTCTGGCATGTAGGCATACATATAGACAGAGCactcacatataaaaaataattcaaaaatcatttaaattatattaataacTACTCATTTAAAGGCTGAAAGTGGCTTGAATTAATTTTTTCAGCTAGGATTTTTCAGAAGGATTGAAGTCCTTCTTTAAGTGAATGTTATTTGATCACACAGAACTAGGAAATTTTGAGTTGGAAAACGCTCTGAGGCACTGGCCAATTCCCATACACTAAAACATTAGCCTCCACATCCAAATGACAGAAAAAGCAGCCTTGGTAGTAAACCAATCTCTCAGCTGTTTTACCATCGTTTTCCATGGGGTTCTAGAAATTAAGAACCACATAAGAAAGCTTTCTGTGTTCATGAGGAAATACAAGGTAAAAATCCTGTCATCGGATGGATTTGGGGGTTTTCTACTTGCAAGCATCTTTATCAAAGACCAGTGGTAGAAATGAAAGTTGGGTTGGAGCAACAGGAAACAATTACATCAGTGCTTGAGGGAGGCTGGTTTCTAACCTTAATGAAGTAATTGAGGCCAGCGACGACTTGAGTTTTATACTCAACGGCTTCGAATTTTCCATATTTCTCATTGGTTTTCTCTTCAAGCTGTGGTCTGACCTTATGAGGAGAAATTAAGGGATGATATTAGAGCTGTGTTGACTCAGGTTATCTGCTTCACAAAACTGGGAACCTCATCCTGCTGAGAGCTCTCAGAGATGATGACAAACCTGGGCTGGCTGTTCAAGCCTCTAGCCTCTAATCTCAGAACctgaaagactgaggcaggagaatgtcaTTCAAGAGCAGTGTGGGCTAGATAGAAAGTTCCAGGCTTGTTGGGGCTACCCATTGAGTCCTGCCTCaacaattaacacacacacacacacacacacacactttaaaataaaaataaaataaaaaaaagtatagcCATGATTTGCAATGAAGGGCCCCAATAAGTATATCTCTATTTGTTCACTAAATACAAAGTAAACAGCACATAGTGGAGATTTTCTCTGGGCAGCTTCAGATCATTCTAGGGATACACTATCCCCCTCTGACCTGACACTATGTGGGAACCCAACCAACCATAATCTCAGAGGAGTAGACTGAATTTCCTGATTTAATAAGGACATTTCATAGTATCTGGCCTGTAGTGTTCTTTGTAGGGAAATGATTGCTgtggttgagaaaatgcttcctaaAAATGCACAATTTgctgcctgcttctctgcctcccaacactTTAGTGCGAGTTGTCTCCTGAGGCTTTCTCCTGCAAGACAGGACAGATGAGTCACATCTGGGAGCTAGGCCACCACCCTGGGTACATGACcttgaaataaaaatgaggacAGGCAGGCCTGTCTAGCCCTCTTTAGTCAGGTCTGCATTCTGTCTACAGCAACAGGTGACTTATGTAGACATTTAAGGGTGAGAACACCAACTCGATGTGAAGATTCTAATGTAGATTTAAAGATTAAATattcctcaaaaataaaatgctcCAAGATATTTATTGAAATAAGCCTATGTGTGAGAACTGTTTAGCATTAAATATTTAGTCATTAATTTGAGGACTGTGACTCCCTCTAGAATGTTCAGTGCCGCAAGCATGAAGGTTCTCACCTGTTCTACTCATATAACATCTGACAATACCCAGCATGGTGGCATTTGAgaagtaatcccagcacttgagaagttgAGGCAAGAGGAgtgccttgagtttgaggctagtctgagtCACCTGCAGGCTAGACCATGTAGTGAGACCAGGcctcaaacactcacacacacacacacacacacacaagcaaataacAAACCAAACCGATACTGTCCTCCAGGATGATTCGGCTTCAGAGGAAACAATGTGATGTAAGAAAATAAGGTGACAGATTGCAAACCTACCTCTGTAATTCTCCTTTGCAAAACTGGCTACATGATACACCTTTTTATATAGAAGACAGTTAAGCAAGGTGCATTAACTTGCTAGGAACATTGAGTTCTATTTTGACTGTGATGGTTTGGTGGGCATTGCATCTTGGAATTAGCTCAGGGACCCTTAACAACCTTATGAGCCTCCATGTATCAGCCTCAACTAGAATGACTGGAAAGTTCCATCAGGAATTAGAGCTCTTGTGATCAGACATGTGAGGTGTAGAGACGATCCAGCATAAATTCACCTTCAGCtactggggaaactgagacttCAGTAAAAAGTGTCGTTTGGCTGATTTTACTCTTAGGGTATTAAAATTTCTCCGAAATGTATTATGTTCTACTTTTAGCTGCATAAATGTCTGAACAAAATCATATATTTCTGGTTTCTGTCGTTTCCCACACTCAACTCAGGTCCAAATTATGAATCAAATGTTGGAAGTTTGGCTTGGGATCAAGCCTCTTCCTGAAGCACATCGACTCACCTTGTCAGCGATTTCCTGGATTTCTGGTGTGGCAGGTCTGGCCTCTGAAGTACCTCCGAGCATCATTCTGGTGAGTTGCTTCTTTGCTGGACAGGATGCTGAGAAGAAATGATCCTGCTAGCACTGCGACTCAGGGTTTTAAAGGTATCTGTAAACTCCACCTCTAAAGTCTTATCTCCACAGGGTCTGAGGGAATGGGGAAGTGAGCGTGGCCTCAGGCAAGTCTTATTGCATCCCTTACGGGAAGTAGagtggagttggggtgggggatgtGAGCAAGCTTGTGTGCCCAGGACTCAGGAGTGGTGGGCATGGTCCGTCCCTGTCATTTCTGCCAATAATGTCATCCTGTTGTGACATTGGAGGAAGGACATGAATAATTGAagtttctaaatttgttaatacTTGAGTTCTTTAAAGGGAATAACTAATAATGTCAAGACTGGTTGTGCAGGATCTACCcaactttataaaaatgataaagctCTCTAAGGTGGATTTCTACTTGTGGTTTATAAAATGTTTATCCCCAAACATGAAGAATAACATGGCAAACCCCCTCACTTCCTCAGCTGCTTTTGATtctcatggtttttgttttggtttcgttgttctttgttttgtttgtttgtttgtttgtttgtttgtttttgagacaaggtttctctgggtagctctggatgtccttgGACTCACACTGTgattaggctagcctcaaactcacagagatctcccttcctctgcctctgcctctgcctcccaagtgctgggataaaagatgTGCCCCACAATGccttatgattttcttttttaagaagggCTTGCATATAAATCAGGCTGGACTGAAACTCACACTGTAgtccaggttgtcctcaaactcactatgatccttgaacttctgactgtTTTGATTCTACCTGTAGAGCCTTGGACTACAGGCATGGCCCTAAATATGTGatctcctgcccctgcttcccaagtgataGGATTATAGTCAGTAGATAACTTGTCTTGTAATATCCCAACCATGTGAAAGATAAGGTTACTTTTTAGAAGAATTGTTGGTCAAGAGGGAAATGCTTGGGATAATAGGGAACAGGGTACAACGCAGAGTCAGAGGCTTCCTGCTCACCCATCTGTGCCAACTGGGGTGATTTCACGAGAGAGAAAAGTTGGGAGACATGTTCAGTTCTGAGTGACAGAGACATAATTGTCTGTTATTTTattgtgttctttatgtaaataattctaaaaattaagataaaactGAAATACTCTTATCTAAAAACAATTGAAGACCTTTCTAACTGTTGGACTAAGACTCTGTCAGAAAAAAACCCTTCTAAATCACCTCTCTTTAGATGTATAGAACTGAGAGTGTCTGGTAATCTTTATATAACATCAGAatcttaggctttttttttttttaattctgtgcaTCAACTGACACAACCTCACTGGGTCAATTTTATAAACTCCTATGGTTTGACTTACAGAAAAGAAATACAGCTgtctaaaaagaaggaaagggaggttGGCTTGAGGTTCCATTGTCTGTTAATATGTTTTGATGCTTTAGAGAAGAAGGAAACACAGCTATGTGCCCTGCATGATACAGACACACTGCATGATTCCTTTTCTGCTCTTTGCTTTCCCCTATACAACCGTTTTGTACCCTCTGAGTTGGCCAAGATGGAACTTTGTGGATGACAGTCCCCTCTGCTGACATGTCCCCAAGCAGTGCTCCTTGGGGAAACCCTTAACTCTTCCCTACTGTCTGTCATCTCATAAACATTGACCTTCAAGCACTGAGAAGCCAGAACTTCAGTAACAATTGGAATTTTGCCTCATGATTCCATGGTATATCAGTCATgatggggaaggcatggcagtAGGTGAGAGGGAACTGGTCTCATGTGTCTTATGTGAGGAGGCAAAGAAGGACAAGTGGGGGATCTGctcattttctcatttgtgtTCAGTCTAGGACAATGGTATAATGTCACCTATATATAAAAttggtcttcctacctcagttgACCCAATATCAAATGTGCTTCACTGAGCTGCAGATTTGTATCCAAGTACTTTCTAACCATATCCCATCAAGTTGGCAGGGTTAACAATCATGATTGGCTACCAGACTTCTAATAAGTGATTTCACTAGAGACAGAGCTTTGCTATTATGAGGCACAGGTTTTCCATGAACTTCCCATGTATTCCATCTTTacattgaactcatgaccttttaaATCTGCCTCTCAGATTCTGGTGTCATTAGCATGTGACTCTGTGCCCAGTGCTAACGTATGCCAACTTAATATGGCTTCTTATGGTAACCTTCTTTGTTGATGTTGAGAACTCAGAAAATGAGACAGTGTGGATGTAGATCAGTTTTAGAACTCTTTGCCAAGCTTACTCAAGGCACAAGTATCAATCCCTAGTACCACCAAGAAAAATAGTCTTTCCCAAGGTGGATCATAGAACTCTTGCCTTAAAGACAGACATAAAACATAGAAACATTTGTAAAAACAACCTCTTCCATTTCATGTAGGTCTTGACCATGAACAGCCTGTTTAACCAGCCTTGCCTTGTAGTAGGTCATAAAATCTTCATTCTAGGAGGGGTACTGCCAAGGACCATAAAGATGGACCTCTCTGCACTGATAGACCAACAATCTGAAGAGACTGTCCTTGCTGGTTTTTCTATCCAGTCTTTCGCCAGGAGGTTGTGAATCTGTTTGTCCAGTCACATCTGCAGTTAGCTGCTAGGGTTGGATGGtggggggtggagcttagaatttattgtggggggggggggcagaaattgCTAGGaattcccagagacctgggatgaggcAGGCTCCCCGGACTCAGTTTAGGTGATTTTAGCCAAAATGACAAACAGTGAAGATATGAAACTTGAAGAGACCACCACCAGTAGCCAGATAAGAGCCCCAATGGAGGGTTGGGGACACAAACCCTCTCTGAGGTGGAGGGGGTAGAGATGCGGGAAGAACTCTGCAAGGGGTGACCAAGAAATGGAGGCAGCATTtgggattaaaataaaacaaaataatttattaattaaaagagaaaaaaatcaaaaatcaaagaaaaaaatcaaaccaagaaAGAAAGTATGTCCCTgggttttcaatttttaattgtgttgATACCAACCTAGTAGGTTATGTACATGTttgtcattttctcaattgtccAAAAATGAAAGGCAAGCTGCAGTAGGAAAGgtcatgtagcctccaaagacaaCTGGTTGAGTAAGGAGAGTGGCTTTTTTGCATAATAAAGGGTTGCCAAGCTAAGCTGGGGCTGTAGAACAAGCAGAACTTCTGGGCAGGCAGAACTACTGGCAGAtgcagaagaaagaataaagaagccAGGACAGAGCTGGAAAATGTACAATGAGAAATGAGTAGAGAGGTGCAATAGTAGAGAAAATGTGTTAAGTTAGAGGATAGCTGAGAGATTTCCTCAGCAAAATTCCAGCGTCCTTAAACTATGTAGgtttctaaagaaaagaaagtattggcaagattaaaaactgaaaatattttctgtgttcatAATGGAAATCAATTTAGCAAAAGGCATCTGGACCCTGTATAGTTTGatttccattatcatcatagaatTATTTATGTTGATCACAGTTTTCTATGTACTCGCATCACATCAGAGTGAAGAAAAAAGGACATAATCTCCATGTCCTTCACCCTCAGATTAGTTTTAATCTCAATCATTTGGGATCTAAGCAGACCTGAGAAAAACTAGATacctttaaaaattatcattacaCAGAACTATTAGAAAAGCTACATTAATTATTCCATCTACCATGAAACAACTTCCTCCAGAAGAGTAACTCACAGTTTAAAATGAATTCAGATGATAGTTCATATAGATGTTAGATCTAAGGAAATTTAAAGAGGTGTTTATAGCCTATAGGGTGCACTCACCTTATGTGAAACAAGTATTAAATAATTAAGCCATGCAAAATCATGTAATTCCAAAAGATTGGAAAGATTTCATAACAGCGATCCTAGAAGCTGGCCCTCAACTACATGAGCTTACATGTGGGACAGAGGAGGCTTTGACTATGGAGCAACATAATAGGACTTGAAGGGTTAATATTTCCAAGGATCAGTTGCTAGGTGAGGGTGAATATGCTAAGTTGCAAATGCAGATTCTGTTTGAGGAAGTTACCTTGGACCAATGTCTTACAGTAGGTTTAAATGCTTGGGAAAAGGTTGAACAACAGTGAAGACAATCTGAATCATTTACCAAGAAAACTCAAGGCTCAGATGAAGCTTttagagattcttttttttttacaacaattAACTTAACTGTAAATAGAGCAATATCAGATCCAGATTCAAGAGCATTAATAGAATCTTTAGCTTTTAGGAACAATAATGCTGAATGCAAAAAGGCTACTAGACCTTTAAAGACCAGATCTGTACCTATATATGAATGCATTAATACTGCAGTAGATATTGGGTCTAATGTGTTCAATGCTGCTATGCTGGGACAGGCAATTGCTGAAAGTATGAGAGCTCAGAATGTCTGATGCTGTGGCTATGGAAGACCAGATTATTTCTTAATGGAGTGTAGACAAACAATCATTATGATAATATGTTCTCTGATCCAGAAAGTATATTTCCTGAGATATGTAAAAGATATAGAAAGTGCAGACACAGGGCTTATATCATGTAGAGATATACAAGGCATTAGGAATTACTGCCTAAGGAGCTTTGCTCAGGCCCTACCAAAAAGCAACATGAGCCATTTGTGCCAGGTCAGCAAAAAAGGAACATGTTCTAGAAAACACCTAGAAAAATTAGTGACTGATATTGCAAACAGCACTGTTCTGATTTTAACTACACTCATGGATAGAACAAGAGATTTTAAAGGCACAGGAAGTATATATTTTGTCAAAGTGCTCTTA
Proteins encoded:
- the LOC127666175 gene encoding stefin-2-like, whose product is MMLGGTSEARPATPEIQEIADKVRPQLEEKTNEKYGKFEAVEYKTQVVAGLNYFIKINVGNGCYLHVRVFSGLSEKDNFELHGYQTNKKKNDELIYF